In Flammeovirgaceae bacterium 311, one DNA window encodes the following:
- the truA gene encoding tRNA pseudouridine synthase A (COG0101 Pseudouridylate synthase), translated as MRYFLDIAYNGARYHGWQLQNNAHTLQAEVEDGLSKLFRQPMRITGSGRTDTGVHARQQLVHFDVDLELEQELEAWLYKINAVLPPDIWAKSLRPVKPEVHARYSALSRRYEYYICRHKDPFRQKQVYYFHRPLDVGKMNEAAALMLQWEDFECFSKIHTNVKHFRCQVWEARWVDTGDDLVFYVAANRFLRNMVRAIVGTLLQVGQGRMTVQEFQEVLESRDRSKAGRSAPADGLFLVEVKYPDDIYL; from the coding sequence TTGAGATACTTTCTTGACATAGCCTATAATGGAGCCCGCTACCATGGCTGGCAGCTGCAAAATAATGCGCATACGCTGCAGGCCGAGGTAGAGGATGGCTTAAGCAAGCTTTTCCGGCAGCCTATGCGCATTACAGGCAGCGGCCGTACCGATACCGGCGTACATGCCAGGCAGCAGCTGGTGCACTTTGATGTAGACCTGGAGCTGGAACAGGAGCTGGAAGCCTGGCTCTATAAGATCAATGCCGTGCTGCCACCTGATATCTGGGCTAAAAGCCTGCGTCCCGTAAAGCCGGAGGTGCATGCCCGCTACAGCGCCTTAAGCCGCCGCTATGAGTACTACATTTGCAGGCACAAAGATCCTTTCAGGCAAAAGCAGGTCTACTACTTTCACAGGCCACTGGATGTGGGGAAAATGAACGAGGCTGCAGCCCTGATGCTGCAGTGGGAAGATTTTGAGTGCTTCAGTAAAATACACACCAATGTAAAACACTTCCGCTGCCAGGTATGGGAGGCCCGCTGGGTTGATACGGGTGATGACCTGGTTTTTTACGTGGCGGCAAACCGGTTTTTGCGTAATATGGTTAGGGCTATTGTAGGTACCCTGCTGCAGGTAGGCCAGGGCCGCATGACGGTGCAGGAGTTTCAGGAAGTACTGGAAAGCCGCGATCGCAGCAAAGCAGGCCGCTCGGCTCCAGCCGATGGACTGTTTCTGGTGGAGGTAAAGTATCCCGATGATATTTATCTATAA
- a CDS encoding acetyl-CoA acetyltransferase (COG0183 Acetyl-CoA acetyltransferase) translates to MESAFVVDIIRTPVGKFGGTLSTVRPDDLAADAIRRLLDRNKNLPKEALEEVILGAANQAGEDNRNVARMAALMAGLPVEVCGVTVNRLCASGLQSIIDASRALKIGEGAAYVAGGVESMTRAPFVLSKADAAWGRSQELYDTTIGWRFTNPKLSEEYHPFTMGETAENVAERWGISREEQDAFAHESQRKWKDAHEAGKFSDEIVAVEVPQPKNTTLTFDTDEHPRFSSLEKLATLKPAFKAGGSVTAGNASGINDGAAAALLVNEATLKQYDLKPMARIVSAAVAGVDPAHMGIGPVPATQKALQRAGLSIKDIGLVELNEAFAAQAIACMRDLELDPAIVNVNGGSIAIGHPLGASGTRISATLLHEMKRRNTRYGLATMCVGVGQGAAVIFELM, encoded by the coding sequence ATGGAAAGCGCATTCGTTGTAGATATCATCCGTACACCGGTAGGAAAATTCGGCGGTACTTTATCCACTGTTCGTCCCGACGACTTGGCTGCCGATGCCATTCGCAGGCTGCTGGACCGCAATAAAAACTTACCCAAAGAGGCACTGGAAGAGGTGATTCTGGGCGCCGCCAACCAGGCCGGCGAAGATAACCGCAATGTAGCTCGCATGGCTGCACTCATGGCAGGCCTGCCCGTAGAAGTTTGCGGTGTAACAGTTAACCGCCTGTGTGCCTCCGGCCTGCAATCGATCATAGATGCCTCCCGCGCCCTGAAGATTGGCGAAGGGGCTGCCTATGTGGCTGGTGGTGTGGAAAGCATGACCCGGGCTCCCTTTGTGCTGAGCAAGGCCGATGCTGCCTGGGGCCGCAGCCAGGAATTGTATGACACCACCATTGGCTGGCGTTTTACCAATCCTAAACTTTCAGAAGAGTACCACCCCTTCACCATGGGCGAAACAGCCGAAAATGTAGCCGAACGCTGGGGGATCAGCCGTGAGGAGCAGGATGCATTTGCACATGAAAGCCAGCGCAAATGGAAAGATGCTCATGAAGCCGGTAAATTCAGCGATGAAATTGTAGCCGTTGAGGTACCCCAGCCAAAAAACACCACTTTAACTTTCGATACCGACGAACACCCACGCTTCTCGAGCCTGGAAAAATTAGCCACACTCAAGCCAGCCTTCAAAGCAGGGGGCTCGGTTACAGCTGGCAATGCCTCTGGTATTAACGATGGTGCTGCAGCGGCACTGCTGGTAAATGAAGCTACCTTGAAACAATATGACCTGAAGCCAATGGCCAGGATAGTGTCCGCAGCTGTGGCGGGTGTAGATCCTGCACACATGGGCATAGGCCCGGTACCCGCCACGCAAAAAGCCCTGCAGCGTGCGGGCCTGAGCATCAAAGATATCGGGCTGGTAGAGCTGAACGAAGCTTTTGCTGCCCAGGCCATTGCCTGCATGCGCGATCTGGAACTGGACCCTGCCATTGTCAATGTAAATGGCGGTTCTATTGCCATAGGTCATCCGCTGGGGGCGAGCGGTACCCGCATCTCTGCCACCCTGCTGCACGAAATGAAACGCCGCAACACCCGCTATGGCCTTGCAACCATGTGCGTAGGCGTAGGCCAGGGCGCCGCAGTTATTTTTGAGCTGATGTAG
- a CDS encoding SAM-dependent methyltransferse (COG2226 Methylase involved in ubiquinone/menaquinone biosynthesis) produces the protein MPNYNLPGANPAGNRHKMPAQITSSAPGSIQFSPNFYRYFCALTNHSTAAFVPLQEQIVNTVIRSSKKMTVQGHSENYFGEYRNFWWNKGFLNLMAKRLNLSQHHSLLDVGCGQCHWSKLLVPYLGKPAYVTGVDNDAKWAAEDPEIRAYFHYHQAAFEAVEGNAQTLPFADNSFDMVTCQTLLIHVPNPKRAIAEMKRVLKPGGILLCAEPNNLVQTLIKNSLSATDDIDEVLDHVKYALICERGKKRLGQGDNSVGDLVPGMMAEAGLQDIEVRISDKAIPMYPPYNTREQQAALKQWSSGSAWQGTQYSDYDFFRAFGEEYMHFYEEYRAHYGSSGDRMQEAIEEKEYHSAGGAIMYLISGVK, from the coding sequence ATGCCCAATTATAATTTACCCGGTGCCAACCCGGCTGGAAACAGACACAAAATGCCTGCACAGATAACCTCATCTGCTCCTGGCTCCATACAATTCTCTCCGAACTTTTACCGATACTTCTGTGCACTTACTAACCACAGCACAGCTGCTTTCGTACCTTTACAGGAGCAAATAGTAAATACAGTAATAAGAAGTTCAAAAAAAATGACAGTACAGGGCCATTCAGAGAATTATTTTGGAGAGTACCGCAATTTTTGGTGGAACAAGGGTTTTCTGAACCTGATGGCCAAACGCCTGAACCTTTCGCAGCATCACAGCCTGCTGGATGTTGGCTGCGGCCAGTGCCACTGGAGCAAGCTGCTTGTGCCCTACTTGGGTAAGCCTGCTTATGTTACCGGTGTGGACAATGATGCTAAATGGGCGGCCGAAGATCCAGAAATCCGCGCCTACTTTCACTACCACCAGGCGGCTTTTGAGGCAGTGGAGGGCAATGCACAAACCCTGCCCTTTGCCGATAACAGCTTCGATATGGTTACCTGCCAAACCCTGCTCATTCATGTACCCAACCCCAAGCGGGCTATTGCAGAAATGAAGCGGGTGTTAAAACCGGGAGGTATCTTATTATGTGCCGAACCAAACAACCTGGTGCAAACACTTATTAAAAATTCTCTCTCGGCCACAGATGATATTGACGAGGTGCTGGACCATGTGAAATACGCCCTGATCTGTGAGCGCGGCAAAAAACGACTGGGGCAGGGAGATAATTCAGTGGGCGACCTGGTGCCCGGCATGATGGCCGAAGCCGGCCTGCAGGATATTGAAGTACGTATTTCGGATAAGGCCATTCCCATGTACCCGCCTTACAACACCAGGGAGCAGCAGGCAGCCCTGAAGCAGTGGAGCAGCGGCAGCGCGTGGCAGGGTACCCAGTACAGCGACTATGACTTTTTCCGGGCATTCGGTGAGGAGTACATGCACTTTTATGAGGAGTACAGAGCCCACTATGGCAGCAGCGGAGATCGTATGCAGGAGGCCATAGAGGAGAAAGAATACCATTCGGCCGGTGGCGCCATTATGTATCTGATATCAGGGGTTAAGTAA
- a CDS encoding beta-lactamase (COG1680 Beta-lactamase class C and other penicillin binding proteins) produces MKKIVLLLLPVLLLVQASLHAQSKPVKVDLKKLDKYFEQVVRDWEIPGMTVGIVQDGQLIFSKGYGVKEAGKAESPDANTLYAIASNSKAFTSAIIAMLVQEGKLSWNDKVQQYLPYFELYDPYISQQVTIRDLLSHRVGLGTFSGDLIWYKSGLSAEEIIKRVKYLPQSYDFRAGFGYSNLMYITAGEIIAKVTGKSWGENVKERIFEPLGMDRSITNINELEKTGNYAIPHALPDGKTNVPIPWVDWETVGATGGIISSVNDVAKWMIFNLNHGIWQDDTLLTKASRNLMWTPHNSFTVDHTSRGLFNQNFHAYGLGWFMNDYHGNFRVSHTGGYDGMITAVTLLPDNNGGVVVLTNGPKSPIGAVTLQTLDALLGIRGKDWSAEILPKVNKGMQEDTRIEDIKKKRIANTKPSLPLQAYTGTYHADMYGNIEVQQENDELKLKFEHSPDLSASLSHWHYDVWEIKWDQPHAWFTFGTLKFTTDNNMEVNGLEFEVPNDDIFFEELKPKKVKTTVAQQ; encoded by the coding sequence ATGAAAAAAATAGTTCTTCTGCTTCTACCAGTGCTACTCCTGGTTCAGGCCTCGCTGCATGCCCAAAGCAAGCCTGTTAAAGTAGATCTTAAAAAGCTTGATAAGTACTTCGAGCAGGTAGTCCGGGACTGGGAAATACCCGGCATGACCGTAGGCATTGTACAGGATGGCCAGCTGATCTTCAGCAAAGGCTATGGTGTAAAGGAAGCAGGTAAGGCTGAAAGCCCCGATGCCAACACCCTTTATGCCATTGCCTCCAACTCAAAAGCATTTACCTCAGCCATTATCGCCATGCTGGTGCAGGAGGGCAAACTCTCCTGGAACGATAAGGTGCAGCAATACCTGCCCTACTTTGAGCTGTATGATCCCTACATAAGCCAGCAGGTAACCATCCGCGATCTGCTTAGCCACCGCGTGGGTCTAGGTACTTTCAGTGGAGACCTGATCTGGTACAAATCAGGACTTTCTGCCGAAGAAATCATCAAAAGAGTGAAATACCTGCCGCAGTCCTATGATTTCAGGGCCGGCTTTGGCTACTCCAATTTAATGTATATTACTGCAGGAGAGATCATTGCAAAAGTAACGGGTAAAAGCTGGGGCGAAAATGTAAAAGAGCGGATATTTGAACCCCTGGGCATGGACCGCAGCATTACCAATATTAATGAGCTGGAGAAAACAGGTAACTACGCAATTCCACATGCCCTGCCCGACGGCAAAACCAATGTGCCCATCCCCTGGGTAGACTGGGAAACAGTAGGCGCAACGGGTGGCATTATTTCCAGTGTGAACGATGTTGCCAAATGGATGATTTTTAACCTTAACCACGGCATCTGGCAGGACGATACCCTGCTGACCAAAGCATCCAGAAACCTGATGTGGACCCCGCATAACAGTTTTACTGTAGACCATACCAGCAGGGGGCTCTTTAACCAGAATTTCCATGCATACGGGCTTGGCTGGTTTATGAATGACTATCACGGAAACTTTCGGGTATCGCACACCGGGGGCTACGATGGCATGATTACCGCAGTAACCCTCCTGCCCGATAACAATGGGGGTGTGGTGGTACTGACCAACGGTCCCAAGAGCCCGATCGGAGCCGTTACCCTGCAAACCCTGGATGCACTGCTGGGCATTAGGGGAAAAGATTGGTCGGCAGAAATACTTCCTAAGGTTAATAAGGGTATGCAGGAAGATACAAGGATCGAAGACATCAAAAAGAAGCGTATTGCCAATACAAAACCTTCGCTGCCGCTGCAGGCATACACCGGTACCTATCATGCCGATATGTATGGCAACATAGAGGTGCAGCAGGAGAACGACGAATTAAAACTGAAGTTTGAGCACTCACCTGATTTATCAGCAAGCCTCTCGCACTGGCATTACGATGTGTGGGAGATTAAGTGGGACCAGCCCCATGCCTGGTTTACCTTTGGCACCCTTAAGTTTACTACAGATAACAACATGGAAGTTAACGGACTGGAATTTGAGGTGCCTAACGACGATATCTTCTTTGAAGAGCTAAAGCCTAAAAAGGTAAAAACCACCGTGGCGCAGCAGTAA
- a CDS encoding beta-lactamase (COG2602 Beta-lactamase class D), whose product MMYKTPFLFLVLVLFSRCTTNHSSTPAVQFPALAEAGNAADTLIVREELSSHFSACNAHVEGSITVYDHNKGVWILSDSADAYKETLPASTFKIINLLIALEEGVIRDENEIMRWPGKTDTTLYGYRPDIYRDMTVKEAFEVSAVWAFLDLANRIGKDKYAQYLRASGYGNGNIREAGEDFWNFGTFGISPVNQVQFMKNVYEGKTPFSKRNIDILKRVMLTETADAYSISAKTGWTREGGINVGWWVGYVEREQQLYFFATRLMQDRRYNSPDFAPCRKEITKAVLREMQLIP is encoded by the coding sequence ATGATGTACAAAACACCTTTTTTGTTCCTGGTTTTAGTCTTGTTTTCCCGGTGTACCACTAATCATTCCTCAACTCCGGCAGTGCAGTTTCCTGCCCTGGCTGAGGCAGGCAATGCAGCAGATACACTTATTGTCAGAGAAGAACTCTCCTCCCACTTTAGCGCCTGTAATGCGCATGTGGAAGGCAGCATTACAGTTTACGATCACAATAAGGGAGTCTGGATATTGAGCGATTCTGCAGATGCCTACAAGGAAACACTCCCGGCATCGACCTTTAAAATCATAAACCTGCTGATTGCTTTAGAGGAAGGTGTGATCAGGGATGAAAATGAAATAATGCGCTGGCCGGGTAAAACAGATACCACACTTTACGGCTACCGCCCCGATATTTACCGGGATATGACAGTAAAGGAAGCCTTTGAGGTATCGGCCGTATGGGCGTTTCTGGATTTGGCCAACAGGATAGGAAAAGACAAGTATGCTCAGTATTTAAGAGCAAGCGGCTATGGGAACGGGAATATCCGGGAAGCAGGCGAGGATTTCTGGAATTTCGGAACCTTCGGCATCAGTCCTGTTAACCAGGTTCAGTTCATGAAAAATGTGTATGAGGGGAAAACCCCCTTCTCCAAACGCAACATCGACATCCTAAAGCGGGTAATGCTTACCGAAACAGCAGATGCGTATTCGATCAGCGCCAAAACAGGCTGGACCCGGGAGGGTGGCATAAATGTAGGCTGGTGGGTGGGTTATGTGGAGCGGGAGCAGCAGCTTTACTTCTTTGCCACCAGATTAATGCAGGACCGCAGGTATAACAGCCCCGATTTTGCTCCCTGCCGTAAAGAAATTACCAAAGCAGTGTTAAGGGAAATGCAGCTTATTCCGTAG
- a CDS encoding hypothetical protein (COG5276 Uncharacterized conserved protein), with protein MNSIYTPANKSWSLLMAVMVFFITACNDQVEYTQTYTVYEPVFMSPDEIRASFAVEETGRILHDPGKIYVYGDYLFINEPGAGIHVVNNTDKSNPLNIKFINIPGNYDMAAKDGALYVDSYMDLLVLDIRDIHNISITSRSENIFAGAINTGLYDPVRGIVTDWVEKEKIEVSSNDFHGNLPYYFPYGGGFYAARDAASLTQSFNAAPSQGTTGVGGSMARFTITGDYLYTIDNSSLYVFNIQNPETPTQGTTVQVGWGIETIFPSNGNLFIGAQNGMHIYSLQNPLTPSRLSTFAHVVSCDPVVVHDTLAYVTLRGGTACGGFTNQLDIINIKNPQSPELLISHPMSSPYGLAYDDGLLFICEGEHGLKVFDVTNIHTMSSRLLDHEEGIDAFDVIPYEEVLIMIGREGLYQYDYSDPTDLKLLSRLTIERTKPIN; from the coding sequence ATGAATAGTATATACACCCCTGCAAACAAGTCCTGGAGCCTCCTGATGGCTGTTATGGTATTTTTTATAACAGCCTGCAACGACCAGGTGGAATACACCCAAACCTATACAGTTTACGAACCTGTTTTTATGAGTCCTGATGAGATAAGGGCCTCTTTTGCCGTTGAAGAAACCGGCAGAATACTGCATGATCCGGGAAAGATTTACGTGTATGGAGATTACCTGTTCATCAATGAACCGGGAGCGGGTATTCATGTGGTGAACAATACTGATAAATCAAATCCCCTGAATATCAAATTCATCAACATACCCGGTAATTACGATATGGCGGCAAAAGACGGCGCACTATACGTTGATAGTTATATGGATTTGCTGGTGCTGGATATCAGGGACATTCACAACATCAGCATTACCAGCCGCTCGGAAAATATATTTGCCGGGGCAATAAATACCGGATTATACGATCCCGTGAGAGGCATTGTAACAGATTGGGTGGAAAAAGAGAAGATTGAGGTATCATCAAACGACTTCCATGGCAATCTCCCTTATTACTTTCCCTATGGCGGAGGATTCTATGCCGCTAGGGATGCAGCTAGTTTAACCCAATCATTTAATGCTGCTCCCTCGCAGGGCACTACAGGCGTGGGCGGATCAATGGCCAGGTTTACCATTACAGGCGACTACCTCTACACCATCGATAACAGCTCATTATATGTATTTAACATACAAAATCCTGAAACGCCAACCCAGGGCACTACAGTTCAGGTAGGCTGGGGTATCGAAACAATATTTCCAAGCAATGGCAACCTGTTTATCGGCGCCCAGAACGGCATGCACATCTATAGCCTGCAAAACCCGCTAACGCCCAGCAGGCTCTCTACCTTTGCGCATGTGGTGAGCTGCGACCCGGTAGTGGTACATGATACACTGGCCTATGTAACCCTTAGAGGAGGCACCGCCTGCGGCGGTTTTACCAACCAGCTCGATATTATCAACATCAAAAACCCCCAATCGCCGGAGCTGCTGATTTCCCACCCCATGAGCAGCCCCTACGGCCTGGCTTACGACGACGGCCTGCTGTTTATCTGCGAAGGCGAGCATGGCCTGAAAGTGTTTGATGTTACCAACATCCACACCATGAGCTCACGCCTGCTGGATCATGAAGAGGGCATCGATGCTTTTGATGTAATTCCTTATGAGGAGGTGCTGATTATGATTGGCCGCGAGGGTTTGTATCAATATGATTACAGCGATCCTACTGATCTGAAACTGCTTAGCCGCCTCACCATAGAAAGAACAAAACCAATCAACTAA